The DNA window GTGCTTCTTCAGAAAGTACTTGGTGGTAAAGGACTTGCTGCACACGTCGCACTCCCACAGCTTCGGGGTGGCCGTCCCCGACTCCGGCGAGCTGGGGGACTGCTGGAGCATGCTCAGCGCCCCACTCAGCGCGTATGGCTGGGATGCGGTGCACGTGGAGTTGTTTCCGTTGCCAAGGGCTCCAGGCTCTGTGTGTCGAATGCGATCGCAAATGCTCAGCTTGGACGAGGCACTAACTGCACTGGTGGTGGGAGCGGGTGTGggactgggattgggattggagCAGGGCACGCCCATCATGTGCACTACTTTCAGGTGGATGCGAAGGGAGCCCTTCATGCGGAACGTCTTGGAGCAGAGATGGCACTTGTAGGGCTCCTGATCCTGTATGAAGCAATAATCGGAATTTCACTTATAATTATCCATTCATCAATATGTCCTTATGCCCCACTATTCCATTATATTACCGTCTGTCCCTCAGTTTTAAAGCTATGAAATTTATGCACAGAAATCTTGTTTCATTCACTATATCATCACAAAGTTACGGTTATAAATTGATCAAAAACAAATGTATATCTATCATATATTTACATAGTCATAGgaacagttggaaaatttatggaaAATAATGGGaacgatatatgtacatatcgaacgatgtacatacatatgtatgtacatagttgtttttaaaatataagagTGTATAGCTTTCTTTTTTGTTGATGTTCATTTTAATTACGTCAAACTTTTGTTGAAGATACAATGTAAATGTTTGACCTTTTTAGGAATGATTTTTTTCGATGCCAGTGAGCAATAAAAACAGATTCTATGCAATATCGATATAAAAATATGCTAAGTGCTCAATCTAACAGCATTACGAAACTCCTATATAGATAATAGCacttaatatatgtatgtatgtatgtacatagctaATAGTTACCGGCTCCTTCTGTTGAGGCTCCTTTTGCTTGGGCTCTCCCTCCGCATTTTCGTGGACTAAGCGGACGTGCATGTCCCTCAGCTCGGTATTCCGGAAACTAAACTCGCAAATGTCGCAGTGGGCGGGCGGAGTGGGCGGCACAGGCGGTGGGGGTGGGACAGCGGGTTTGGACCTGGTTCGCTTGGCCCTCCGTTTGGGCTGAGCTGCGGCATGAAAGCCGCGGGACGAGGCGGCCTGGCCATTCGCTGGACTCTCGTTTCCCTCCTGAGCCATCAGACTGGTGTGCGAGAACAGGTGGATGGTGAGCTTGTCGAGCCCCAGGAAGAGCTCCTTGCAGTTGGCAAAGGGACAGGCCAGTGGGCCGTTGGCCGCCTTGATCAGCCTCTGCTGCAGTGCGTCAATACTGCCGAAACTGGGCACCGCGCAGAGCGGACACAGCACCGAGGTGGAACACATTTCGCCAGCGCACTCGATCGaatcttatgcaaatgctCACCTCCTATTGGGATAATCCTCCTGTTTGGTCGGCGATCATCTATTCAGGAGCAGTCCATTCCCAGACTGCCTAGTCTTTCTGCTTTCAGAATTTTCTAAAAATACCAGCAAGTGAAgatttttgaaaacttttggGCCCAGCAATCTGAGTTCTCTCGGCACCGATGCCAGCTAAcgaaataatgaaaaataatgaaatgcCCGGCGCGGATCGTCGAATCGTCATGAAGACTTTCGGGAACACTCGTAGCACCGAAACCCCATCTCTCGAACAAGGCAGTCTCTTTTCTCCGTGTCTCTGGGTAGCTCATTTCGAAATATAGCTCTGAGCACGGCTATATACTATATGTAGAATTATTTCTGGCCGATATATGTTGCACTGGCGGCCATATAGCCTTCGTTCTAGTCTTTGTAACGCACGATGCGCAGGGGCAATCCGTTGAGATGGCCACATGCGATTTGCGGGACTTATCTGGCTATCTATCATTATGGCCAGATTGGTTCTATAATTGGCTTTTCAGCCAATATCCAATTGGAATATGGGTTACTGCAATTGTAGCTCCATTTTTTTAAGCACTCCATTAAGAGTAAACTCACTAAAATCTACTCTTATTGGAgatttcttttgattttggtTTCGGTTAAGATCATTAATTTCATATTCGCAAAAAAGAGCTGAGAAagtattaatataatatatatttttattaggaAAATACGAAGCTTAAGAATATTTAAGATTTAATAGTATATCCGCCTAAATCTTTATGCAGTAATGAACTTGCTTGAGATCTGATCAAAAGATGTCAGctaatatattttgtgtagtacCTTGGTAGAGTATTTGCTAGTCAGCTATCTGAACAAGCGGTCGCCTAGACAcacatgtgtgtatgtgcaCCGAGCTATACCCCCACTGAAGAATCGCTGTGAGCTATTTTTATGGCCGCAATGCTCTCTTGTTTTGACCCGCTTGGGCAACGCATTTTATTCGCTGTTTCGTTTAGATGGTCAATTTGTAAACACTGCGATGCCAACACGTGAAGATACGAGCATACGGGTTGAGATCATCGGATATTGAAcggaataataaataaatatattttcgattattattttttcttcggCAAGGGCAACTCAAGCGATATGATGCTCAGGCCGGAGTGGGAGGTTGTGGAGGAGGTGTCGTCCTTGAGGGAGCTCATGTCGGAGACGGAGGACCGGGCACTAGCCCCGTCGCAGGAGAACTTCTTGCCCTTGACATTGAGGTAGGAGGCGGTGTCCTGGCCCTGCGAGGACTTGGCGGAGGAGCTGCTGTTCCAGGACAAGCGGCTGCACGTGCGCTTCAGGTGCATCGGCAACTTGATGCCCTTTCGCAAGAGGATTCCAATTATATCCGTTCCGCTCTCGTCGCTGTTCGCCAGATCGTTGATCATGTTCAGCGCCTTGGTGTTACGCGCCTCCAGCTCCTGTAGAGTCAGATCCCGCTCGAACTGCGCCAGGTACTCCTCGCTAAAGGGTCGCGCCTTGATCTCCCGCAACTGCGTCCGGATCTCTCGATTGGCCCTGTCCAGCTTCATTCGCTGGTCATCCAGTTCGCGCTCGATCTTCTCCAGAACTGCGGAGTGCTCCGCCCGACTAGCCTTCGCCTTCTCTATTTTAGAAATCAGGTCATCCTCCTCCGCTCGCTGGGCTGCGTGCTTCTGCTGGTAGTGCTGTGCCTTGCACCTGAGAATCTTCAGTTTTTCCAGCTCGCGGCAGTAGGCCGCCTCAAGTTCCTTCAGCTCCAGTTCGGCCCGCTCGCGATCTGGAATTTAAAGGtattatatatagtatatatataaatagataCAGAaagacggacagacggacagatgGATAGATGGACGGACgaacatggccagatcgactcagATAGTGATCTTGACCAAGAATTTCTAGTCTTTAAGGGCCGGAAACTTTAACTTTACCTATTGAATATCTTCACCAGTCACGGAAATTCGACGTTTTAGTTAAAAGTAGTTAAAAAGTGTTATTGAACATCAAAATTAGAGCAATGTGACTAATATGAATGGGTACTAGTAACCCTTTCCACTCGGAATGGTATTTATTACTCACCCTTCGAGTTTTCGTCCACAGATCGGAATGTTTTGCGGTAGTTATCGTTCGATTTGTCGAACTGGCGCAGTGTGTTCTCCAGGGCGACCACTTCCTTCTCAGCCTTGAGAACCTTCTTGTTGAGGGCGTCGCCCTCGTCGGCCAGCATCTGCCGCTCCTGGGCGCTCACCACCTTCAGCTGGGTGCTGGTCATGATGGAGCCGTCCTCGTTTTTTCCGAGCAATTGGGCGGTGAGTTCAAAGCGCGCCTTCATCGCCTCAATCTGCTTCTTCCGCTCCCCGAGGTCGGCTCGCAGGGTGCTGAGCTCCTCGTTAAGATGCTTCTTCTTGAGCAGGAGCACGTCCTCTTGGCTGCGAAGCTCGACGGTGCGATCTTTGATGGCGCGTCGGAAGGCGAGGCGGTGCTGCTCTAGGTCGTAGGTGCCCTGTTCGCAGCCCCCGATGCCAACCTCTAGGTCGCTGCAGCGCATCTTGACCATGTTGAGGTCGACTATGAGCTCGGAATTCTCGTAGCGAATCTGGCGCAGTCTCTTGACGGTGCCCTCGCAGTAGACCTGGGCCTCCTTGATCTTGAACCTGACCATTTCGAGCTCCTTCTCGTCGGCGTTGTACTGGACGACCAGGTTGTTCATGTTGTAGTTTAGCTTCTTGTTCTGCGCCTCCGTGGTGGCTATGAGGCGTTGCAACTTCTCAAACTCCTGCTCCAGGGTGTTAAGCCGGGCCATATTAGTGGCCTCCACCTCGGGGTCATCTGCCAGACCCTTGATCTCGGCGAGACGCCGCTCCGCCTCCAAGCACTTAAAGGACAGGCTGTAGTGGATCTCCGTCTGCCGCTTCAGTTCGTGATTGACCTGCTGCTGATTGCGCTTGATGGCTGCCAGGTTGGAGTTGAGCGAGTCGTTCTGCACCTTCAGGACCTTCTCCTCGTCCTGCAGCTCGATGACCTGCCTCTGGGTGCGGTACAGCATCTCGTTGACCTTCTCCTGCTCCTTGTCCAGGTTTCGCAGAGCCGTCTCCTCCGCCTGCATCATCTCCTCCAGAATATGCAGCCGCTGCTCCGCATTGAGGGCCTTGTTCTGTACAGACTTCAGCCGAGCGTTAACCTTCTCCATCACCGAGGCGAAGTTCTCCAACTCCTTGGCCTTCTCATCGCGCTTTTTCATCTGACTGCGGTTATCCATGCGCTGTAGGTGCACCCGGTTCGATAGGTTCTCCAGTTCCCGACGCAGTCCGTCGATCTCGCGCTCCTTCAGCAATGTGGCATCAATCAGGATCTGGATTTGGTTTTTCATGTCGGAGCTTTCCTCGTTGAGGGACTCGATCGTGAGCTCCACCTGGCGGTTGTTTTCGATGACCTCGGTTAGCTGGTTATCGTACTCCTTGTAGGTCTGAGCCGTCTGCTGGGCTTTCTGGGCGAGCTCCGCACACTCTATTTCGCTGCGCTGAATGTCGTGCTCTCGCTGGGTCATCTGGTTCACGGCGCTCTTCCACGTCTCCACCATCTGGCGGCGTTCCGCGTGGGCAGACCTGTACAGACAAGCGGTCCGCTCCAGATTCTTCTCTAGCGTCATTTGCTCGTCATAGAGGAGCACCACCTGCTTGCGCCGTTTGTCGATGTCCGCCTGCAAAAGCTGGAGCTTGATGTTCAGCTCCCGTGCCTTCTGCTGGTCATCCAGGTAGTACTTTTCGATTAGCTGGTAGCCCTTGTTTCCGTCTTCCATGGCCTCTGTCCACTCAACCAAGGTAGTCTTGGCCGACTTGATGCGGGAAGTCAGCTCATCGATCTCGCGCTTGCTCTGGCAAATCTTTCCTGGTCATGGgacaaacaaaaaggaaattgCACATGTATCATCAAATGATATATAATAGCTGGTTAGTTAGTAGACTTGGCATTACATAACTCTAGTGCGCATAATAACCAGCAAATTGGTTTAGTTTCCCATTTTGATTTCACTTACGCTCAGTGACTTTGACGTACTCAGTGTactcctccagctccttgtTATTCTTCCGCAGATCCTCCTTGATCTTGTTGCGCTCCAAGATCACAAGCTGCACGTTGTGCGCCTCCTTGATAACATCATCCTTCAGGGAGCTGTACAGTGTCTAGGCGGTACGAAGAAATGACTGACAGATCGAGCATATAGCCATATATATAGCATACCAGATTCTGCTGAATAGTGCCCTCAATGTTGCGCGTGTGTCGCTCCACTGCCATCTCGCGCTCGTCCAGCGAGTTCAtgtgctgctgcagctccagcttcagcGCCCGCAGAGCAGTCAGTTCCTTTAGGATGGCCAGGTTCTCGGCACTCGCCATTGGAATGTCCGAGTCCACCGCCCAGCCGACGGAAACCATCGCTTCCAGCTTGTAGTCGTTCAGCGAGGCATTCTTCATGTCGTCGGTGCGATTCATCGTGTTAGAGATTAGCCTCTCAGCTAGGCCGAACTAAATAGGAAAACTTCACAATTGCCACTGATGTTAAAGTGTAAAAACAACTCAGGGCACTCTAAGTCTTCATTTCCGTCTCAGTGACAACCAGAAAAGACCTGGTACCAATAACAACGTCGATTGAACGGCGTAACCATTCTGAAAATATCAATATCTGAATGCTTCTTTAGCACGAAAGTCATGGTAACTAAATGAATACGTTTGTTTATGAAAATATTACATGGCTTtgcaaaagaaaataaaacaagctGAATTTTTTATGCAATATAAAACATATGCAGCTACATGGAAACCCGttgaaaaatgagaaaataacTTTTTTCAGAAGTTAGGATGCCATACTCGCAATCGAGCTCCTTGACTTTTAGACACGCGTTTCTAAGATACTGGTATTGCGATGGAGATACAGATATGCAAGTATGCAAGGCATCTGCTTCTGAGATTGCGCACtaacaaaattttaatttattaaattgaaCAATCGAATTAACAACGATGCAAGAGCAAATATCGCTTTGAAAGAAGCTTCTATACAATTTCCACTTTATGTAGAGACCATCTATCCTTCAGATCAATTTCCACAAGAAACGTCGGTCATTAATTTTCATAACTTTCCAAAGGATTGAAAAATTGGACCATCAAAAACTTGATGAGaacattaattttattaatattaagtttGAATCATGGTAACCATCTCTCAATAACTTTACCCTATACTGCGCTGTTCAAAAAATTTACAACATCTGTCATTTTAAACTTTGCACCTTACCAGCATTATATCTACCTCCAAACAAATGAAGTTCACTGCTAAAGCTGATGAACTCATATTAACTTATTTAAAACAACACAAACTAAAAAAGATTTCTCAAAGCATTGTTAAACAACCCTCCCCCctcaaataatttatttatgtggTCGAAAACGCACCCTTTCACTTATTTCACAAGTTCTAAGAAACTTATTCGAGCAGCATATGAGGAAACAGACGGAAGGACATGACATAATCCATTTCCTTATCAAGAATGTGGAACTTGAGATCCCGAAGTTGATACGGACAGACTATATATTCTCGGCCAAAAACCAAGTGTCTTCGAAAACGCTTCTTTCCAGTTAATACTTACTTTTGAACGTGTTATGATGCAAAAACAGCATCATAAACTTCATTAAATCCATGActataatattaataacacACAAGGACAAACTAAAAAAAGAAGTATACAATTTCTTTTCATAtaatcttttttatttgtttgcttctTGGTTGTCTTACTTTTTTGTCGTTATCGTAGAGCAAATGTGTTTGTTAATGTAACTACATAGTTATTACTtttatttgataatttaattCTAGCGTTTTATATTTTAGCTTGGCCAGCATCTCGCGAGATGCCAATGCTTCCAGTTAagtataattatattatttatatatatatatatatatgattttaaagttatatgtatatattccaCATGTCTGTAATCAGTTTTTCAGTACTGCAAAGATTTGTATCTAGTTTAAATGTAAGATCGGGTTCGCTTCTCGGTTTAAATGttaatcaatttttatttgatttatttactaGCATTCTGTTCTTTGTCGTATGCGTATGCATCAAGTACAATAAAAGTAATGTAATGTTAcagtttaaatatattatatgtatatatatataagtttatatatatatctatacatAAGCATAGATTATGTAAAGGGGATGTGTACTAAACACAAACTTCGTTTTGTCCGCTTTCCCTTAATCCATTTCTCATCCTTTAATTAAACATACACCCAATGAtggcatttgtttttatttgtttctttatgTAACACAGCTTGCaaaatttgcattaaattttcttttagacTTGCAAGATAGATAATTAcgttttatatattattaaatttttatatgtaacttTTAAGGGTGggctttttaatttatttagatCATTTATTTTGGGAGTTATATGTAAAACTATGAATTCTTCCTTTTCCATATAAGTGCTACTCCTCACCTCCAATGCTTCAGTGTTTCCCCTTCATTGTATTTTCATTCACGTTTCTTTCTAATAAGCGTTTATGCACAATGTATTGTATGcttacaaattaattaaactcaTAGTTAATCGCCAGAGAAATAGttcaacaacaaataaaaacttaattaaataatgGTTTGATTATAGTACGAATTAGAATTAGCATGAGAATAATAAGAATGGGAAAAGCAAACTAAACAAATTTAACTAGAACGAATGCAAAGCCTTAATCGACAAATAAACCGCCTTGTGCGTTTATGGGTGGACAAATGGTGTTTTATTGAATAATCGATGTTTActattcaatattttttaaggTAACATTTTGTGTGAGAGGTCCATCATTATTTTCTTTCTCGATGTTATCCGTTTCCGTTTATCTTTTTTGCAAAACTtggtaataaaaaatatattgttcTATATATTCATATTGAAATTTAGCATGACACGCGCTtgccaaaatgaaaaatttaaggAGTTTGGGGAAACGCGCGCGGCGAAAATAACTTTCgaaagaaaaaatgcaaataggACCCCCATCCAATTAATCCATCCGGAATATATCCTCCTTAATATATTCCATGTAGTATTTGTGTAGTGTCCGATTTGTGTTGCTGTAGATCTGGTTTTTTGTGGAAAGCGGGCTTGGGTTGGGTTTTGGATTGTTGCTTGTTTATGAGAGGTGGAAAGACATGCTGCCCTCGTTAGCGGCCACTTTCAGCTTCTGCCTCATCACCTCGCGACTGGAGTAGTCGGGCAACTTCAGATAGTTGACACAGGTCATCACAGATGGTAAGTAATCGTTGGGGTTTTGGTTCTCATCCAACGTCTTGCGCACAATAGTCAATGGAGGCGTAAGGGCCTTGAATCCTCCAGTCGGAAGGCGTGGTGATCCAGTCACAAACTGCAAGAAGGCGCGCTGTTCGTCGCGGTTGTACGAGGCCAGGATCTCATACAGATATTGGATAGCTTGCGATTCCTGGTGGAATCCATGATCGGTGCGGCAGCTCTCCTGCAGCATCTTGGTTTCCCATCGCGACTGCTGTTGATCGCTGCCCGATCCGCAGAAAACGCACTCCAACTCCTCTGGATAGAACATTCGCAAGCGTTGAATTGGAAAAACGGAATCAAAACCTACGGGTGGTACaagcaaacattttttcagTAAAGTTCCAGAGTCAGGAAATTGGTGAAGAAGCTCTTTAGATAGAGTGTTGAACTTTAACTTACCTTCACGCAAAGCCTCAAACTGTTTCTGGACACCCTCGATAAGGAACCAGTATGTGACCAGGGAGATGTACTGATGAAGGTTGTGCACAGTGACAGGTGTATCGCGACCGCCGCGGCACAACTCTATATTGGCATGTCCGGGCAATACGAAGTCCAAGCCTAGGTCAGCAATTGGGCAGCCATCCAAGTCTAGCTGTTCAATCTGAAAAAAATAGGAAATTTTATGAAATGTATAAAATTCTAATTAAAAAAGGACTAAACTTAATTCAAGATATTGAATTTGTTATTTGGTAAAAGCCCAACTTACCTTTTCAGTCTTTTCCATGGCATCGATGTTTGGATCGGATAGAATGTACTCACGCTGGCGAACCAAGTCTTGGAGTCGCACCAGAGTGTTTTGGACCTCCGGGGCCACACGCATCAGATCGGCCAGGCCAATTGAATGCTCTTCGCTGACTAACCAGCGATAGAATGGCAGAGAAAATGGCAAATCCaactaaaacaaaacagaaaagtcaatacaattgaatttaaaaatattttgcaaaattATCCTACCATGCGACTGTCCATCACCGCCTTTGCCATGAACTTTCCCAAGAACTTGAATTTGGCCTTGGCCTTGGTCATCTGCGGAAGTTTTGAAGATTTACCCAGAGGCAAAGGAAACAGGCCATGCACCGCATGCACATAACTTGTTGTGGTTGTAGTCGTGATAATGCTTGAGTTATTCGTAGTGGTGTTCTGCTGTACAACCGTTGTTGCGGTAGTGGTGCTGCTGGGATTATCAATCGCTGCTGGGTTAGCAGAGTTTGTATCACTAAATTGCTGTGCTATAATCATATTTAAAGCATTCTCATTTGCGCCGGTGCTAGAGGAGCTGTGCTCCACCGGCTGTTGGCCAGCTCCGCTACGCAAGACGTGCGAACGACTGCTAGAGCGGGTGGGTGGATGCTGGTGTGATTGAGCGGTGGTTGTtgtagtggtggtggtgctgctcaCAAGCGACGCTCCTGCTACTGCTGGAGTGTTCTGGTCCATGGTGGTTGCCTCAAGAGCATCCTCGATGTGCAGCACAGCGCTGTTAGCCTTGACTACGTCTACAATGGTCACAGAGTTCTGTTTGTAGCTATCACTGCCATTCCATAGGCCAAGATCGGTACGCTGCAGCTCCGCAGAAACCAACGCATAGAATTCCAATGTAGGTCCCAGACCCGTTCCAACCTCATTCTCGTACTGAATTTCCAGCAGTGCCTTCGAGTGCCCAAAGTCCTGCAGGATGTGCTCTGCCTGTTTGAGTATCTCTGTCCGGGAAATTGCTCGCTTGCGGCGATCAAGGCGAGGAGCAACACGTTCTGAAGACTCCGCTGCATTAAGGTCGGGGGTAGTGTCCAACAGACGCTGCAAAGCGCGATCCCGATCAAAGCTGGTTGCGTAGAAAAGCAGATGACGAGTCTCGAAGGGGAAAAGGAAGGGACAGGCCATGCCTATCTGGGGAAGCCACTGTGGTAGATTGCCCGTCATGATGACAAGCGGATCCTGCAGCTGGCGATTCGCTTTGGCCATAATCTTAGGATGTATAAAGTCTGACTGGGGGATAATGTTTTGGCGCACCACACAACCGTAGAGATGGTCCCAGTGACGGTTTAGAGCATGAATAACTCGCAGCATGCATAGTGCATCCAGTGAGGCGTCTTGTACGGTCACAACATCAGCTGGAAGAGAGCTGCTAAGGAAAGGCTTTAGAGCTGAAATTACTCCAGGAGCTATTCCTTCGTGCCATAACTCAGTCTTCTTGCGCATGAACTTGCTGCTAGATTTGTGAGCCTTCTTTGTTGACGACCCGCCACCGCTTGCCACTCCAGAAGATGAAGAGCACGAAGAGGTAGCGTTTACACAGCTGGATGCGGAGCTCGAAGTACTCTGCTGTTTTTGCACGCCACTGCTACACGAACTGCTGCTGGATGCTGCTCCCGCAGCCGCTCCCGAAGTCACTTCCTCCTCTACAGGACGATAGTGAATAGTATGCTGCTGCACCCATATACTAGCGTTTCCTAAAAGAGTCTCAGACTCGTTGTCCGTCTCAGGCTGTTCACTGACCAGTGGCGAGAACTGCTTGACCGCCTGATAAACCGTCATGTTATAGGGCAACACGTGATCCCCAATCGTAAACTGCAGCTTGTGTCTAAAGCTCGCCTGACTCAACACCACTGCCGCCACATTGTCATCCATATCCTCTTCACTGTCGTCGTCGGATTCTGCACGGATGCCACCATAGCCGCGCACCACCAGGTAACGCTCGATGGCCTGGACCATGGCCAAGGGGTCGATCTTTACAGTGCCGCCCTTCCACTGACGTAGGTTATTGCACTGCGGATGCCGTTGCAGGTTGCACTAAGGAAAAAATTCAGTTTAATTATTAATCAACAAGTAAGATATTgcatcattttttttttcatctaCTATTACTAACTTCGTTGCaaagaaaaatgtaattaCTATCAATTGCCTTCTACTTACCTTAAGCTGATGAGTGTTGAAGAAACGCAGAGCACTCTGATTGGACCTTCCACCAGGACCGGCAGGAAAGTCATGTACCTTAACGGGGAACTGTTCTAGTTGCGTGACACAACCATTTAACTTGGCCACAAAGGCTCCGAAGGCTATCGGCTCGATAGTTGGCATCTGGCCGACGTTTTGCAGCAGAGGCTCTAATGGAAGGCCAGCAAATACATGCATAAAGCTGCGCAGGCGTGCATCGCGCTCAACCAGACCAGTCTCGCTAGTCATATAGTTGAGCATGGCTTTGATCAGGCCCGAATGATTTACCTCGAAGGGAGAGATGTCGCTCTCCAAAAGGATGGTCTTCAGCTCGAGGAGAGCATCTAAACAGTCGTGGTAGCTCCCGTTAAGCTTGAACAGAATGCTGGACAAACGCTCCAGGACATTGGTACTGCCCGCTGTGGACAATGGAGTATTGCCCGTAGACGATAATCCTACTCCACTACTTCCGCTCTGAGTGGCACCACTCTCGGATGCCGCCTTGCTCCTTTTGGCCTCCTGCTCAGTGTAACGCTTTACAAAATCCACAGCCTGTTCGCGGACCCACTGACGCGCTCTCTCTCTGTTGGCCGCCGCTAGGAGATTGGCGTGGGAAATGCTCTTGCTGATACTCGCCGCAACGGCTGCAGCGTTCAGTCCTCCGGCTCCACTACCAGCGCCATGTTGGCTCACCGTGTATGCTAAACCAGCTCCGGATCCGGAACCTGTTGAGTTCGAGTTGCCGGAATCTTTAGAAAGAccatgatgctgctgctgagactggtgatgatgatgatgggtcGTTTGACGGCCCCA is part of the Drosophila sechellia strain sech25 chromosome 3R, ASM438219v1, whole genome shotgun sequence genome and encodes:
- the LOC6613867 gene encoding E3 ubiquitin-protein ligase TRIP12 isoform X9, with protein sequence MAQQPPSGPPHAGGQQITPGANSANLSIVAAALSAARDVGGGTGGGGSAGGATPATGASASSVGNTSAVGASSSSNSSAGQAASSSNSNNVTATGSGSAPGGGPTSTGTTSGTQHGSGSGAAAAADSESDDSEVGRLQALLEARGLPPHLFGALGPRMTHILHRTIGNSSSSKANQLLQGLQSHDESQQLQAAIEMCQMLVMGNEDTLAGFPIKQVVPALIQLLRMEHNFDIMNNACRALAYMLEALPRSSGTVVEAVPVFLEKLQVIQCMDVAEQSLSALEILSRRHNKAILQANGISACLTYLDFFSIVAQRAALAIAANCCLNMHPEEFHFVAESLPLLARLLSQQDKKCIESVCSAFCRLVESFQHDGQRLQQIASPDLLKNCQQLLLVTPAILNTGTFTAVVRMLSLMCCSCPDLAISLLRNDIAATLLYLLTGNAEPAAASATHVELISRSPSELYELTCLIGELMPRLPLDGIFAVDSLLDRPTLNTQDQVHWQWRDDRGSWHNYSTIDSRLIEAANQSSEDEISLSTFGRTYTVDFHAMQQINEDTGTTRPVQRRLNHNYVAPMSAGQDLTTTSAGSAASGGASTSAAAAAASSNNNNNNNNNPPGNSVNLNQVKRRPSLDARIACLKEERGLAADFIKHIFNVLYEVYSSSAGPNVRYKCLRALLRMVYYATPELLRQVLKYQLVSSHIAGMLGSNDLRIVVGALQMAEILMRQLPDIFGTHFRREGVIYQFTQLTDPNNPICANPSPKPLSTTATPTANAGGSQSAPASANSLQVNPFFMDSAPGVSSASTTPSSSKHQSYSVKSFSHAMNALTASAKGTPTAALDATSSSTTAGGYYYSSSAPSSSSGAPAAYFVTQQGDPRQYVHFQQPAVPPPPPQLELLPTGVQQQGQQVPQVIYQPHHQQPAHLVLASTSSAAASASSSSSSSSSASALQHKMTDMLKRKAPPKRKSQSGGRAKSRQEDAAIAPAGSGPGGAPPSSSGSAMHELLSRATSLGSGNGGRSTPSSGGGSGSSKSRFNAGSSSNAGSSKSSFLASLNPARWGRQTTHHHHHQSQQQHHGLSKDSGNSNSTGSGSGAGLAYTVSQHGAGSGAGGLNAAAVAASISKSISHANLLAAANRERARQWVREQAVDFVKRYTEQEAKRSKAASESGATQSGSSGVGLSSTGNTPLSTAGSTNVLERLSSILFKLNGSYHDCLDALLELKTILLESDISPFEVNHSGLIKAMLNYMTSETGLVERDARLRSFMHVFAGLPLEPLLQNVGQMPTIEPIAFGAFVAKLNGCVTQLEQFPVKVHDFPAGPGGRSNQSALRFFNTHQLKCNLQRHPQCNNLRQWKGGTVKIDPLAMVQAIERYLVVRGYGGIRAESDDDSEEDMDDNVAAVVLSQASFRHKLQFTIGDHVLPYNMTVYQAVKQFSPLVSEQPETDNESETLLGNASIWVQQHTIHYRPVEEEVTSGAAAGAASSSSSCSSGVQKQQSTSSSASSCVNATSSCSSSSGVASGGGSSTKKAHKSSSKFMRKKTELWHEGIAPGVISALKPFLSSSLPADVVTVQDASLDALCMLRVIHALNRHWDHLYGCVVRQNIIPQSDFIHPKIMAKANRQLQDPLVIMTGNLPQWLPQIGMACPFLFPFETRHLLFYATSFDRDRALQRLLDTTPDLNAAESSERVAPRLDRRKRAISRTEILKQAEHILQDFGHSKALLEIQYENEVGTGLGPTLEFYALVSAELQRTDLGLWNGSDSYKQNSVTIVDVVKANSAVLHIEDALEATTMDQNTPAVAGASLVSSTTTTTTTTAQSHQHPPTRSSSRSHVLRSGAGQQPVEHSSSSTGANENALNMIIAQQFSDTNSANPAAIDNPSSTTTATTVVQQNTTTNNSSIITTTTTTSYVHAVHGLFPLPLGKSSKLPQMTKAKAKFKFLGKFMAKAVMDSRMLDLPFSLPFYRWLVSEEHSIGLADLMRVAPEVQNTLVRLQDLVRQREYILSDPNIDAMEKTEKIEQLDLDGCPIADLGLDFVLPGHANIELCRGGRDTPVTVHNLHQYISLVTYWFLIEGVQKQFEALREGFDSVFPIQRLRMFYPEELECVFCGSGSDQQQSRWETKMLQESCRTDHGFHQESQAIQYLYEILASYNRDEQRAFLQFVTGSPRLPTGGFKALTPPLTIVRKTLDENQNPNDYLPSVMTCVNYLKLPDYSSREVMRQKLKVAANEGSMSFHLS